In Aureibaculum algae, the following are encoded in one genomic region:
- a CDS encoding biotin/lipoyl-containing protein, producing MLKSLLQRLFSTTRKPNRIPKSCNMIADTYEYKLEKGQVESFFAPELENQKDLVLTNWNIKLGDVVKPGDIICNLSNNMIVMEFESVFTGKIISICPLNTKLTKGTELFKVEGINQLWPK from the coding sequence ATGTTAAAATCCCTACTTCAAAGGCTATTTTCAACAACTAGAAAACCGAATAGAATTCCGAAGTCTTGTAACATGATTGCTGACACTTATGAATATAAACTAGAAAAAGGTCAAGTGGAATCTTTCTTTGCACCAGAATTAGAGAATCAAAAAGATTTAGTGTTAACTAATTGGAATATTAAACTCGGAGATGTTGTTAAGCCAGGAGATATTATATGTAATCTTTCTAATAACATGATCGTTATGGAGTTTGAAAGTGTTTTCACTGGAAAAATAATTTCAATATGTCCTTTAAACACAAAACTAACCAAAGGAACTGAACTATTTAAAGTAGAGGGTATAAACCAACTATGGCCAAAATAG
- the pdhA gene encoding pyruvate dehydrogenase (acetyl-transferring) E1 component subunit alpha, giving the protein MKEITKETYINWYKDMLFWRKFEDKLAAVYIQQKVRGFLHLYNGQEAVLAGALHAMDLTKDKMITAYRNHVQPIGMGVDPRRVMAELYGKETGTSHGMGGSMHIFSKEHRFYGGHGIVGGQIPLGAGIAFGDKYKGNDAVTLTCFGDGAARQGSLHETFNMAMLWKLPVVFVVENNGYAMGTSVKRTANHEDIWKLGLGYDMPSKPVDGMNPVKVAEAMYEAIEHARKDGPYFLEVKTYRYRGHSMSDAQHYRTKDEVAEYKKIDPITQVLDVIKKEKYATDDEIKAWDKAVKDKVAECEKFAEESPYPDKQALYDMVYEQEDYPFVKHKL; this is encoded by the coding sequence ATGAAGGAAATAACTAAAGAGACCTACATCAATTGGTACAAAGACATGCTTTTTTGGCGAAAGTTTGAAGATAAATTAGCAGCTGTTTATATTCAGCAAAAAGTTCGAGGTTTTTTACACCTCTATAATGGTCAAGAAGCTGTATTGGCAGGTGCCTTACACGCTATGGACTTAACAAAAGATAAGATGATTACTGCTTACCGTAATCACGTACAACCAATCGGAATGGGTGTAGATCCTAGAAGAGTTATGGCTGAGCTATATGGTAAAGAAACTGGAACTTCTCATGGTATGGGTGGTTCTATGCATATTTTCTCTAAAGAACATCGTTTTTATGGAGGTCACGGTATCGTTGGTGGTCAAATTCCATTAGGTGCAGGTATTGCTTTTGGTGATAAGTACAAAGGAAATGATGCTGTTACATTGACTTGTTTTGGTGATGGTGCTGCAAGACAAGGTTCTTTACATGAAACCTTTAACATGGCCATGTTATGGAAGCTTCCTGTAGTTTTTGTAGTAGAGAATAACGGTTATGCCATGGGTACATCCGTAAAACGTACTGCAAATCATGAAGATATTTGGAAGTTAGGCTTAGGATATGATATGCCAAGCAAACCAGTTGATGGGATGAATCCTGTTAAAGTTGCTGAAGCTATGTATGAAGCTATTGAACATGCTAGAAAAGATGGACCTTACTTCTTGGAAGTTAAAACATATAGATATAGAGGACATTCTATGAGTGATGCTCAACATTATAGAACGAAAGATGAAGTGGCAGAGTATAAAAAAATAGATCCTATTACTCAAGTTTTAGATGTAATAAAAAAGGAAAAATATGCTACTGATGATGAAATTAAAGCATGGGACAAAGCAGTAAAAGATAAAGTAGCAGAATGTGAAAAATTTGCTGAAGAATCTCCATATCCAGACAAACAAGCATTGTATGATATGGTTTACGAACAAGAAGATTACCCTTTTGTAAAACACAAATTATAG
- a CDS encoding M28 family peptidase — protein MRNLCIIITFIFIVGCTHSQNRTKNTLQFADTVRVLNDLVKITNTQKPRNYKNIITLDSVADYIKSELIKICDTTAFQNYKVENKTYKNVIGSIGTENKERIIIGAHYDVYGNHTGADDNASGVAGILELARLLSKEKLNYRIDFVAYTLEEPPFFRTEQMGSAIHANYLYKNKISVKGMICLEMIGYYNSKPNSQEYPIPGMSLIYGNKADYITVVQHKNSGEFSDEFNQLFKSKKIIKTESLKGNSMLPGVDFSDHLNYWNLNYDAVMITNTAFYRNKNYHKKGDILSTLNLHKMSLVIEQLFLTIKTLK, from the coding sequence ATGAGAAACCTCTGTATTATAATAACATTTATCTTTATTGTGGGCTGCACCCATTCTCAAAACAGGACCAAAAACACATTGCAATTTGCAGATACAGTACGCGTTCTTAACGATCTTGTAAAAATAACAAATACACAAAAACCAAGAAACTATAAAAATATAATAACGCTAGATAGTGTTGCTGATTATATAAAATCTGAACTCATTAAAATTTGCGACACTACTGCTTTTCAAAATTATAAAGTTGAAAATAAAACCTATAAAAATGTAATAGGTTCTATAGGTACAGAAAACAAAGAACGCATTATAATTGGTGCTCATTACGATGTGTATGGTAATCATACTGGAGCAGATGACAATGCCAGTGGCGTTGCGGGTATTTTAGAATTGGCGAGATTATTATCAAAAGAAAAATTAAACTACAGAATCGATTTTGTAGCCTATACTTTAGAAGAGCCTCCTTTTTTTAGAACGGAACAAATGGGCAGTGCAATTCATGCCAATTATCTTTATAAAAATAAAATTTCAGTTAAGGGAATGATTTGCCTAGAAATGATAGGTTATTACAATAGCAAACCCAACTCACAAGAATATCCTATCCCTGGCATGAGTTTAATATATGGTAACAAAGCCGATTATATAACCGTTGTTCAACATAAAAACAGTGGTGAATTTAGCGATGAATTCAATCAATTATTTAAATCAAAAAAAATAATTAAAACAGAATCATTAAAAGGAAACTCCATGTTGCCTGGTGTTGATTTTTCAGATCACCTGAACTATTGGAATCTAAACTATGATGCCGTAATGATTACAAATACTGCATTTTACCGAAACAAAAATTATCATAAGAAAGGAGACATATTATCAACCTTAAATCTTCATAAAATGTCATTGGTAATTGAACAACTCTTCCTAACAATAAAAACACTAAAATAA
- a CDS encoding aminotransferase class V-fold PLP-dependent enzyme: MSIEEIRSLFPITEKAVYLNSASQAPLNTLVYDRLQKHLKTELNPVGKKAFDRNNIRGLLAKLLGGAPEEYALVTSTGVGLGIVAQGVDLKKGDNIVIPEYEHWNNNYPWLQLKEKGVEIRFAKINKDLSIDPASIEKWVDTNTRIVAIAAVRFNSGFRPDLAAIGKIAHMNGALFVVDAAQAAGMTPIDVEKYQIDVMAGCGFKWLLGMHGTGFLYVSKRVLNKITPVLPGMYAADKSDDNLTYHEDSRKFETGTIAYSLFDAWSDGLHLLLHIGIDTIYEKALEHTDLLIKGLREKGFKIVTPTKKRNERTAIVHFNTGSLETTKILFEKLKKENVLVTLQANNIRVSPNFFNTHTEIRKFLSLVSN; encoded by the coding sequence ATGTCTATAGAAGAAATTCGATCACTATTTCCAATTACAGAAAAAGCCGTTTATCTAAACAGTGCTTCACAAGCACCTTTAAATACGTTGGTATATGACAGACTTCAAAAGCATTTAAAAACAGAATTAAATCCTGTTGGTAAAAAAGCCTTTGACCGCAATAACATACGTGGTTTACTCGCAAAACTATTAGGGGGTGCTCCAGAAGAATATGCATTAGTAACAAGCACGGGGGTTGGTTTAGGGATTGTAGCTCAAGGTGTCGATTTAAAAAAAGGTGACAATATTGTTATCCCAGAATATGAACATTGGAATAATAATTATCCATGGTTACAACTAAAAGAAAAAGGAGTTGAAATTAGATTTGCAAAAATAAATAAAGATCTTAGTATTGACCCTGCATCCATAGAAAAATGGGTAGATACTAATACCCGAATTGTGGCCATTGCAGCGGTTCGTTTTAACAGCGGTTTTAGACCCGACCTCGCTGCAATTGGTAAGATTGCTCACATGAATGGTGCTCTATTTGTTGTGGATGCAGCACAAGCAGCGGGAATGACCCCTATCGATGTAGAAAAATATCAAATTGATGTAATGGCAGGTTGCGGTTTTAAATGGCTATTGGGTATGCACGGAACAGGTTTCTTATATGTTAGTAAACGTGTTCTAAATAAAATTACCCCAGTTTTACCAGGAATGTATGCCGCTGATAAAAGTGATGATAACCTTACATATCATGAGGATTCTAGAAAATTTGAGACTGGTACTATTGCATATTCACTCTTTGATGCTTGGTCTGATGGACTTCATTTATTACTTCATATTGGAATTGATACTATTTATGAGAAAGCCTTAGAGCATACAGACCTTCTTATTAAAGGACTCCGTGAAAAAGGATTTAAAATTGTGACACCCACAAAAAAACGAAATGAAAGAACCGCTATAGTTCATTTTAATACGGGTTCTTTAGAAACTACTAAAATACTATTTGAAAAACTCAAAAAAGAAAATGTTCTAGTAACTTTACAGGCTAATAATATAAGAGTAAGTCCAAACTTTTTTAATACACATACTGAAATTAGAAAATTTTTAAGTTTAGTCTCAAATTAA
- a CDS encoding outer membrane beta-barrel family protein: protein MKKLILVLFSFSICCFSQTTHTISGLVSDANGNGLPFSNVLLLHSSDSTLVKGIVSLNNGSYTLDNVNQGEYLIMASMVGFQSVYSKAFNLNTTYKVEPLVLIEGEALDEVEVTVKKQLYEQKIDRMVIHVASSIIASGSSVLEVLERSPGVVIDRQNNVISLVGKSGVVVLINGKESYMPATSIVQMLQGMSSDNIETIELITTPPANFNSEGNAGFINIVLKAQTDVGLNGSYALSFGVGNGTITTDNISFNYRKKRINFFGNYSYLRDSQGQLFEFERRFINKDDASVLVETNSNRDPIQRNHNVRFGLDYQLSEKTIIGLLLSANDNKWTMDAVNKSMETINGNPNSFVELLNSERNQQKHMGANINLKHTFKKDGYISVDLDYLKYHIENPTDYTNSFFDSNNDFLREEITKSDKTNPIKIAVGKADYSNQINSKIKLDVGLKTAFSNFDNDVVVGTFSGQDFIEDNELTNISDLNEQILAAYSSVDYAINDNINMKLGMRYEYTDSELNSDKKGKVVDRKFGNFFPTAFVSYKFNDSLNFNLSYAKRITRPTFNDMAPFVIFFDLGTFFSGNPAIQPAISNAVKFDLNYRSIFISAQYSVEEGSISKFQSSFDEKNERLVFAATNLDNTKIFSLTLGLPITLTHWWKMQNNIIFSNTNMSNTVEGSLSHFEKNTIDINSTQSFTMAKNLTSEISVNYISPSFNSWIGTSTLKSIYGINIGIQKKFGDKWGTLGFKINDLMDSIQWDVVNAIPEQNLKTKSSLDFMSRTFVLTYSRSFGNKKLKSARERARGAEEEKNRVN from the coding sequence ATGAAAAAGTTAATTTTAGTTTTATTTTCATTTTCTATATGTTGTTTTTCTCAAACGACACATACAATTTCGGGTTTAGTTTCTGATGCCAATGGTAACGGATTACCTTTTTCAAATGTTTTATTGTTACACTCATCAGATTCTACTTTGGTGAAAGGGATTGTTTCTTTAAATAATGGAAGTTATACTTTGGACAATGTCAATCAAGGTGAATACCTAATCATGGCTAGTATGGTTGGATTTCAGTCAGTGTATTCAAAAGCTTTTAATCTAAACACTACTTATAAAGTGGAACCTCTTGTCTTAATAGAAGGAGAGGCACTGGATGAGGTAGAAGTAACAGTAAAAAAGCAGCTGTACGAGCAAAAAATTGATAGAATGGTTATTCATGTAGCCAGCAGTATTATTGCTTCAGGTTCATCGGTTTTAGAGGTTCTTGAGCGTTCTCCAGGTGTTGTTATTGATAGGCAGAACAATGTCATATCCTTAGTAGGTAAAAGTGGTGTTGTTGTATTAATAAATGGTAAAGAAAGTTATATGCCTGCGACAAGTATTGTTCAAATGCTACAAGGAATGAGTTCTGATAATATAGAAACTATTGAATTGATTACTACGCCACCAGCCAATTTTAATAGTGAGGGGAATGCCGGATTTATAAATATTGTTTTAAAAGCACAAACAGACGTAGGTCTAAATGGTTCTTATGCATTGTCGTTTGGAGTAGGTAATGGAACTATAACAACTGATAATATTAGTTTTAATTATAGAAAAAAAAGAATCAATTTTTTTGGTAACTATTCTTATTTACGAGACAGCCAAGGACAATTATTCGAATTTGAAAGGAGGTTCATCAATAAAGATGACGCTTCCGTATTGGTAGAGACAAATTCGAATAGAGATCCCATTCAGCGTAATCATAATGTCAGGTTTGGTTTAGATTATCAGCTGTCTGAAAAAACGATTATCGGACTACTTCTTTCAGCAAATGATAATAAATGGACTATGGACGCTGTAAATAAAAGCATGGAGACCATAAATGGTAATCCTAATTCTTTTGTTGAGCTGTTAAATTCGGAAAGAAATCAGCAAAAGCACATGGGGGCAAATATAAATCTCAAACATACTTTTAAGAAAGATGGATATATCAGTGTTGATTTAGATTATTTAAAATATCATATCGAAAATCCGACAGATTATACCAATAGCTTTTTTGATAGTAACAATGATTTTTTAAGGGAAGAAATTACAAAAAGTGATAAAACAAATCCTATTAAAATTGCCGTAGGTAAAGCTGATTATAGCAATCAGATAAATAGTAAAATTAAGTTAGATGTGGGGTTAAAAACAGCATTTAGTAATTTTGATAATGACGTGGTTGTCGGTACCTTTTCAGGACAAGATTTTATTGAAGACAATGAGTTAACAAACATAAGTGATTTAAATGAACAAATATTAGCAGCTTATAGCAGTGTTGATTATGCTATTAATGATAACATAAATATGAAATTGGGTATGCGTTATGAGTATACCGATTCAGAATTGAATTCAGACAAAAAAGGAAAAGTAGTTGATCGAAAATTTGGTAATTTTTTTCCAACGGCTTTTGTTTCTTATAAATTTAATGATTCTTTAAATTTTAACTTATCCTATGCGAAACGTATAACACGACCCACTTTTAATGACATGGCTCCATTTGTGATTTTCTTTGATCTCGGGACTTTTTTTTCAGGTAATCCGGCTATTCAACCGGCTATTTCTAATGCCGTTAAATTCGATTTGAACTATCGATCAATATTTATTTCAGCACAATATTCAGTGGAAGAGGGAAGCATTTCTAAATTTCAATCCTCTTTCGATGAAAAGAATGAGCGATTGGTTTTTGCTGCAACAAACTTAGATAATACAAAAATATTTTCATTAACATTAGGACTTCCTATAACCCTTACCCATTGGTGGAAGATGCAAAATAATATCATATTTTCAAATACCAATATGTCAAATACGGTTGAAGGTTCTTTGTCTCATTTTGAGAAAAATACAATTGATATCAATAGCACACAGTCATTTACTATGGCAAAAAATCTCACTTCAGAAATTAGTGTAAATTATATTAGTCCCAGTTTTAATAGTTGGATAGGGACATCAACATTAAAAAGTATTTATGGAATTAATATTGGAATTCAAAAGAAGTTTGGTGATAAATGGGGTACCCTCGGATTTAAAATTAATGATTTAATGGATTCAATTCAATGGGATGTAGTTAATGCTATTCCTGAACAGAACTTAAAAACGAAAAGTAGTTTAGATTTTATGAGTCGTACTTTTGTACTTACCTATTCAAGAAGTTTTGGGAATAAAAAGTTGAAATCTGCCCGTGAAAGAGCGAGAGGTGCTGAAGAAGAAAAAAATAGAGTAAATTAA
- a CDS encoding PIG-L family deacetylase: MNKIITIICLSLLLTSCNKGTTTQQEVKPTSPSKKTIMAVFAHSDDESTISPILSKYAKEGVNIYLVLATDGSNGVSPHANIPAGDSLAKVRAQEALCTTKTLGINPPILLNYTDGELAKMENLFSLDDKIDNLFTKYKPDVVMSFGPGGYYGHPDHRIVSNIVTEVFQKNKTKSLKQLLYVGVLKEDLEAAPKIKTNMASWFKESLKTTDKKFLTYRIPYSEDDYNVGREALGCCKSQYTTEVMDELFTLIGQKERILYFRPWNGSENIRHDVFEY; the protein is encoded by the coding sequence ATGAACAAAATAATTACTATTATTTGTCTTTCACTACTACTAACATCCTGTAATAAAGGGACTACCACACAACAAGAAGTTAAACCAACATCTCCTAGTAAAAAAACCATAATGGCTGTTTTTGCTCATTCAGATGATGAAAGCACAATCTCACCCATCCTCTCAAAATATGCTAAAGAAGGAGTAAATATTTATTTAGTATTAGCAACTGACGGGTCTAATGGAGTATCTCCCCATGCTAACATCCCTGCCGGAGATTCACTTGCTAAGGTACGTGCTCAAGAAGCATTATGTACAACAAAAACCTTAGGTATAAACCCACCCATTTTATTGAATTATACGGATGGTGAATTAGCTAAAATGGAAAATCTTTTTTCTCTTGATGATAAAATTGATAATCTTTTTACAAAATACAAACCTGATGTTGTTATGAGTTTCGGCCCTGGTGGTTATTATGGTCACCCTGATCATCGTATTGTCAGTAATATTGTCACTGAAGTTTTTCAAAAAAATAAAACAAAGTCATTGAAACAGCTTCTTTATGTTGGTGTTTTAAAAGAGGACTTAGAGGCAGCTCCAAAAATAAAAACGAATATGGCAAGTTGGTTTAAAGAAAGTCTAAAAACAACGGATAAGAAATTCTTAACGTATAGAATACCCTATTCAGAAGATGATTACAACGTAGGAAGAGAAGCCTTAGGTTGTTGTAAATCACAATACACTACGGAAGTTATGGATGAATTGTTTACATTAATAGGCCAAAAAGAACGCATACTTTATTTCCGGCCATGGAATGGTTCAGAAAATATAAGGCATGATGTTTTTGAGTACTAA
- a CDS encoding bleomycin resistance protein: protein MLTDINPKLPMRDKNVTRDFYINTLGFQEIGTADYDVYLMIKKDQIQIHFFLFKELDPKENYGQVYIRTNDIDQFYNLLITTKTTIHPNGPLEIKPWGQKEFSVLDPDNNLLTFGQNIEL from the coding sequence ATGCTAACAGATATTAATCCAAAATTACCGATGCGTGACAAAAATGTAACGCGAGATTTCTACATCAATACCTTGGGATTTCAAGAAATTGGAACTGCCGACTATGATGTGTATTTGATGATAAAAAAAGATCAAATCCAAATTCATTTCTTTCTATTTAAAGAACTAGACCCTAAAGAAAATTATGGTCAAGTATACATTAGAACAAATGACATTGACCAATTCTACAACTTATTAATCACAACTAAAACGACTATCCATCCTAATGGACCATTAGAAATTAAACCTTGGGGACAAAAAGAGTTTTCCGTGCTTGACCCTGATAATAATTTATTGACTTTTGGGCAAAATATAGAATTATAA
- the rlmF gene encoding 23S rRNA (adenine(1618)-N(6))-methyltransferase RlmF codes for MSSKKPNPIKSSLHPRNKNRERYDLNALVESNPELATHVKPNKYGDDSVDFSNPEAVKILNKGLLHHYYGIKNWNFPDENLCPPIPGRADYIHHMADLLREHNFGKIPTVNKITCLDVGVGASCIYPILGVTEYGWNFIGSDINPKSIESSKHIVESNPSLKDKVTFRLQENTKDIFYGILTREDKVDITVCNPPFHATIEDAQRGTKRKVQNLSGKKVKTPELNFAGIYNELVCDGGESKFITNMVRESQKFSKNCYWFSTLVSKQSNLNGIYKTLDRYEAVDVKTIAMGTGNKSSRIVAWTFLSKLEQKEWKLTRWADKKPSKK; via the coding sequence ATGTCGTCTAAAAAACCCAACCCTATAAAATCTAGTTTACATCCTCGAAACAAAAACCGAGAACGTTATGATTTAAATGCATTGGTGGAGTCAAATCCTGAATTGGCAACGCATGTAAAACCAAATAAATATGGCGACGATTCTGTTGATTTTTCAAATCCAGAAGCTGTAAAAATCTTAAACAAAGGATTGTTACATCATTATTACGGAATTAAAAATTGGAATTTTCCAGATGAAAATTTATGCCCGCCCATTCCTGGAAGAGCAGATTATATACACCATATGGCTGATTTGTTGCGTGAACATAATTTTGGAAAAATTCCAACAGTAAACAAAATCACCTGTTTAGATGTTGGTGTAGGTGCCAGTTGTATTTACCCTATATTAGGAGTGACGGAATACGGTTGGAATTTTATTGGGTCTGATATTAATCCCAAATCCATAGAATCTTCAAAACACATTGTTGAATCTAACCCATCTCTAAAAGATAAAGTTACTTTTAGGTTGCAAGAAAATACTAAAGATATTTTTTACGGAATTCTTACCCGAGAAGATAAGGTTGACATCACCGTTTGTAATCCTCCATTTCATGCAACTATTGAAGATGCTCAAAGAGGTACAAAACGAAAGGTTCAAAATTTATCTGGTAAAAAAGTAAAAACACCAGAACTCAATTTTGCTGGAATTTATAATGAGTTGGTTTGTGACGGTGGCGAATCAAAATTTATCACAAATATGGTGCGTGAAAGTCAAAAATTTTCTAAAAACTGCTATTGGTTTTCAACCTTAGTATCTAAACAATCTAATCTCAATGGAATTTACAAAACATTAGATAGATACGAGGCTGTAGACGTTAAAACGATCGCCATGGGCACAGGCAACAAATCGAGTCGCATTGTAGCTTGGACCTTCCTTTCCAAATTAGAACAAAAAGAATGGAAATTGACCAGATGGGCAGATAAAAAACCTTCTAAAAAGTAA
- a CDS encoding pyruvate dehydrogenase complex dihydrolipoamide acetyltransferase, which produces MATIINMPRLSDTMEEGVVAKWLKKVGDKVEEGDILAEIETDKATMEFESFNEGTLLYIGIQEGETSKVDTLLAIIGEEGEDISDLLKGASEDQKEDQKEAAVTEKSEVKEEAKASSNTAIPDGAEIITMPRLSDTMTEGTVASWLKKVGDTVKEGDILAEIETDKATMEFECFYEGTLLYIGVNEGETALVDSVLAVVGNAGTDVTELVEAIKAGAFSKSEAKEEAKPAPKKEEVKAAPPQAQKTVSAPAPEANVTTSASGGRIFASPLAKKIAQEKGINLAQVKGSGTGGRIIRSDVENFTPSQAGSSAMPFVASGEESFDEIPNSQMRKVIARRLGESKFTAPHYYLNVEFNMDNAIVFRQQFNSVPDTKISYNDMVVKAVALALKQHPQVNSQWFDDRMRINHHVHIGVAVAVEDGLLVPVLKFADEQSLQQIGSKVKEYAGKARNKKLTPQEMEGSTFTISNLGMFGITDFTSIINQPNSAILSVGAIVQKPIVKEGQIVVGNTMKLTLACDHRTVDGATGAQFLLTLKGFIENPVTMLV; this is translated from the coding sequence ATGGCAACAATAATTAATATGCCCCGTTTGAGCGACACTATGGAAGAAGGTGTTGTTGCTAAATGGTTAAAAAAAGTAGGTGATAAGGTCGAAGAAGGAGATATACTAGCTGAAATAGAAACTGATAAAGCTACGATGGAGTTCGAATCTTTCAATGAAGGGACTTTATTATATATTGGAATCCAAGAAGGAGAAACTTCTAAGGTAGATACTTTATTAGCGATTATTGGTGAAGAAGGAGAAGATATTTCTGACTTACTTAAAGGTGCATCTGAAGATCAAAAAGAAGATCAAAAAGAAGCTGCTGTAACAGAAAAATCAGAAGTTAAAGAAGAAGCGAAAGCTAGTTCAAATACTGCAATACCTGATGGTGCAGAAATTATTACCATGCCTCGCTTAAGTGATACAATGACTGAAGGTACTGTTGCATCTTGGCTTAAGAAAGTTGGTGATACAGTTAAAGAAGGTGATATTTTAGCAGAAATTGAAACAGATAAAGCCACTATGGAATTTGAATGTTTCTATGAAGGAACATTACTTTATATAGGTGTAAATGAAGGAGAAACTGCTCTTGTTGATAGCGTTTTGGCTGTTGTTGGTAATGCAGGTACTGATGTAACTGAATTGGTAGAAGCTATTAAAGCCGGTGCTTTTTCAAAATCAGAAGCTAAAGAAGAAGCAAAACCAGCTCCTAAAAAAGAAGAAGTAAAAGCTGCTCCGCCACAAGCTCAAAAAACAGTAAGTGCACCTGCTCCAGAAGCAAATGTAACCACTTCTGCTTCTGGGGGACGTATATTCGCTTCACCATTGGCTAAAAAAATAGCACAAGAAAAAGGAATTAATCTTGCACAAGTAAAAGGTTCTGGTACTGGTGGACGTATCATCAGAAGTGATGTTGAAAACTTTACCCCTAGTCAAGCAGGTTCATCTGCAATGCCATTTGTGGCAAGCGGTGAAGAAAGTTTTGATGAAATACCGAACTCGCAAATGCGTAAAGTAATTGCTCGTAGATTAGGTGAATCTAAATTTACGGCACCACATTACTATTTGAATGTAGAATTCAATATGGATAATGCGATTGTATTTAGACAACAATTCAATTCTGTACCTGACACCAAAATATCTTATAACGACATGGTAGTTAAAGCAGTAGCTTTAGCTCTAAAACAACATCCACAAGTAAATTCTCAGTGGTTTGACGATAGAATGCGTATAAATCATCATGTACATATTGGTGTAGCCGTTGCGGTTGAAGATGGTTTATTAGTACCTGTTTTAAAATTTGCCGATGAACAAAGCTTACAACAAATTGGATCAAAAGTAAAAGAATACGCTGGTAAAGCAAGAAATAAAAAGTTAACTCCTCAAGAAATGGAAGGCAGTACTTTTACTATTTCTAATTTAGGAATGTTCGGTATAACAGACTTTACTTCAATTATAAACCAGCCTAATTCAGCTATTTTATCTGTAGGTGCAATTGTTCAAAAACCAATTGTAAAAGAAGGTCAAATCGTTGTAGGTAATACTATGAAATTAACCTTAGCATGTGACCACAGAACGGTTGATGGTGCTACTGGTGCTCAATTTTTATTGACTTTAAAAGGGTTTATTGAAAATCCAGTTACAATGTTGGTATAA